Proteins encoded within one genomic window of Oncorhynchus masou masou isolate Uvic2021 chromosome 1, UVic_Omas_1.1, whole genome shotgun sequence:
- the LOC135518995 gene encoding LETM1 domain-containing protein LETM2, mitochondrial-like gives WNSSKSRRPRSASVTAMAVFSAQVLLAVTRSRGSYLLSKRHSCCPLPSTAYVHHNLDPPSRLSFLPSLSHSRSGYPHCVRLHGFKRHSTTLLARSLHSSRVWLQDTKAPATPAQDDHPGTPKNGPPAPQPPVPAAATIVAAAAPTVQVVRKSIGQRIVDELKHYYNGFRLLGIDTKIAGRMVWRLLHGQLLSRRERRRLMRTCADLFRLLPFMVFIIVPFMEFLLPVFLKLFPEMLPSTFETETKKEEKQKKGLAAKLELAKFLQETIAEMAKRNKTKALTEDETQRFSTYVQKVRHTGEQPTTKDIVKFSKLFEDELTLEHLERPQLVALCKLLELQPIGTNNLLRFQLMMQLRTIKADDEVIATEGVPALSVSELQAACRSRGMRSLGLTTDQLHQQMQQWLDLHLKENVPPSLLLLSRAMYLTDVKPIIPVIPPVPKLEKATPLAETPQGTTASSSDLLVDPALVIKDRLVEEVRDQAAIVSDKPPTPAQIVQAEEAKASQKSKISVNGV, from the exons GAGACCTCGATCTGCCAGTGTAACAGCAATGGCAGTGTTCAGTGCACAGGTGCTTCTGGCAGTAACAAGATCAAG ggGATCTTACCTGCTGTCTAAGAGGCACAGCTGctgccctctcccctccacagCCTACGTCCACCACAACCTGGACCCCCCCAGCCGCCTGTCGTTCTTACCCTCCCTCAGCCATTCCAGGTCTGGCTACCCTCACTGTGTTCGGCTCCACGGTTTCAAGAGGCACAGCACCACCCTGCTGGCCAGATCTCTGCACAGTTCCCGTGTCTGGCTGCAGGACACCAAGGCCCCTGCCACCCCAGCCCAGGATGACCACCCAGGCACCCCTAAGAATGGCCCCCCTGCACCCCAAcctccagtccctgctgctgccaCTATTGTGGCTGCAGCTGCCCCTACGGTCCAGGTAGTAAGGAAATCTATTGGCCAGAGGATAGTGGATGAGCTGAAACACTACTACAATGGCTTCAGGCTGCTGGGGATTGATACCAAGATTGCAGGGAGGATGGTGTGGAGACTGCTGCACGGACAACTGCTCTCACGCAGGGAGAGGAGACGG CTGATGAGGACATGTGCTGACCTGTTCCGCCTGTTGCCCTTCATGGTCTTCATCATCGTTCCCTTCATGGAGTTCCTGCTTCCTGTCTTCCTCAAGCTCTTCCCTGAGATGCTGCCCTCCACTTTCGAGACCGAGACAAAGAAG GAAGAGAAGCAGAAGAAGGGTCTGGCTGCTAAGCTGGAGCTGGCTAAATTCCTCCAGGAGACCATAGCAGAAATGGCCAAGAGGAACAAGACCAAGGCTCTGACAGAGGACGAGACGCAGCGCTTCTCCACCTACGTACAGAAG GTGCGTCACACAGGGGAGCAGCCCACCACTAAGGACATCGTTAAGttctccaagctgtttgaagACGAATTAACGCTGGAGCATCTAGAGCGCCCTCAGCTGGTGGCCCTGTGTAAGCTGCTGGAGCTCCAGCCCATAGGAACCAATAACCTGCTCCGCTTCCAGCTGATGATGCAGCTGAGAACCATCAAAGCAGACGACGAGGTGATCGCCACTGAGGGTGTGCCTGCTCTGAGTGTGTCAGAGCTGCAGGCAGCGTGTCGTAGCAGAGGAATGAGGTCACTGGGTCTGACCACTGACCAGCTACACCAGCAGATGCAACAG TGGTTGGACCTGCACTTGAAGGAGaacgtccctccctctctgctgctgctctcCAGAGCTATGTACTTGACTGACGTCAAACCCATTATACCCGTCATACCCCCTGTACCCAAACTAGAG AAGGCCACTCCTCTAGCTGAGACCCCACAGGGAACAACAGCCTCCTCCTCAGACTTACTAGTGGACCCAGCTCTGGTCATCAAAGACAGGCTG GTGGAAGAGGTTAGAGACCAAGCTGCCATCGTCTCAGACAAACCTCCCACCCCTGCCCAGATTGTTCAG GCCGAAGAAGCAAAGGCGTCCCAGAAGAGCAAGATAAGTGTCAACGGAGTGTGA